A genomic window from Flavobacterium johnsoniae includes:
- a CDS encoding arsenate reductase ArsC, with translation MKKKILILCTGNSCRSQIAEGYMRYFSGNKAEVYSAGVETHGVNPKAILIMKEDGIDISNHTSNNIEGYQNIDFDFVITVCDNAKERCPFFPTKAKKFHYNFPDPAKATGTDSEIMEQFRSVRQLIKEYCEAFANNNLN, from the coding sequence ATGAAAAAGAAAATATTAATACTTTGTACAGGAAATAGTTGCAGAAGTCAGATTGCAGAAGGTTATATGCGTTATTTTTCAGGCAATAAAGCCGAAGTTTACAGCGCTGGTGTAGAAACGCATGGCGTAAATCCGAAAGCAATTTTGATAATGAAAGAAGACGGAATTGACATTTCAAATCACACCTCAAATAATATAGAGGGATACCAAAATATCGATTTTGATTTTGTGATTACTGTTTGTGATAACGCGAAAGAAAGATGCCCTTTCTTCCCTACAAAAGCTAAAAAATTTCATTACAATTTTCCCGATCCCGCAAAAGCTACAGGAACAGATTCTGAAATAATGGAACAATTTAGAAGCGTAAGACAATTAATAAAAGAGTATTGCGAGGCTTTTGCCAACAACAATTTAAACTGA
- a CDS encoding DUF6428 family protein: MKLSEVKQILPTLENVEFQLENGTFVPEHFHVTEVGIIKKNFIDCGGVIRNEEVANFQLWNANDFEHRLKPNKLLNIITLSEEKLNIQDLEIEVEYQNETIGKYDLAFNGKNFVLKNKTTACLAQDACGIPAEKQKIILRESTDKTSSCSPNSGCC; the protein is encoded by the coding sequence ATGAAATTATCAGAAGTAAAACAGATTTTACCAACATTAGAAAATGTTGAATTTCAATTAGAAAACGGAACTTTTGTTCCCGAACATTTCCATGTTACAGAAGTTGGAATAATCAAAAAGAACTTTATAGACTGCGGCGGAGTCATTAGAAATGAAGAAGTTGCAAACTTTCAGCTTTGGAATGCAAATGATTTTGAACATCGTTTAAAACCAAATAAACTATTAAACATTATTACACTTTCTGAAGAAAAACTAAATATTCAAGACTTAGAAATTGAAGTTGAATATCAAAACGAAACCATCGGAAAATATGATTTAGCTTTTAATGGTAAAAACTTCGTTCTTAAAAACAAAACAACAGCCTGTTTAGCACAAGATGCTTGCGGAATTCCAGCTGAAAAACAAAAAATAATTTTAAGAGAATCTACAGATAAAACCTCTTCTTGTTCGCCAAATTCAGGATGCTGTTAA
- a CDS encoding ArsR/SmtB family transcription factor has protein sequence MGATKTEHFTDAQNQIAKIAKALGHPARIAILEYLLKVNECICGDIVNELPLAQPTVSQHLKELKNAGIIKGNISGNSICYCIDEKAIEILNNYFLNITQNLSKSKCC, from the coding sequence ATGGGAGCTACTAAAACTGAACATTTTACAGACGCACAAAATCAGATTGCAAAAATAGCAAAAGCTTTGGGGCATCCTGCGAGAATTGCAATTCTAGAATATTTATTAAAAGTAAATGAATGCATTTGCGGCGATATTGTAAATGAACTTCCGCTTGCACAGCCAACAGTTTCTCAGCATTTAAAAGAATTGAAAAATGCAGGAATTATTAAAGGAAATATTTCAGGAAACTCTATTTGTTACTGTATTGACGAAAAAGCTATTGAAATTTTAAATAATTATTTCCTAAACATTACTCAAAACCTTTCAAAATCAAAATGTTGCTAA
- a CDS encoding thioredoxin-like domain-containing protein has product MSNLKSFLLLFLISATLFSQQITVKYVGNSEGIINLTSESRANIYDRAVLSTKNRELIVDNDCSIFCNDIYRGTFIYAAPNETLEFDIDAKGLIHYYCASNPIRKSESDFLNESFEKYGLIKNLPNYNQLKIIMASQKMNAYFDKDYIKEKELLETYFKENKLSKEFYDYFSATYWSLTLYNELEEKNINPNTFKAIEESFDQADALLEVDKYRELLQNYVQKRMKVLGLKKSFSGEMEFISKIFYNQNIVDYLLYSTIYYPISIRDQKVPFDPKALEIFRKYCKNQTFVANVENELKPAQTPLVLKEIIKKHEGKLVLIDFWASWCMPCREEFPDEKKLMDKYKDVAFVFISIDKSANSWKKAMAVYKDILNKENSVLIAKSEKDELLKQINVSTIPRYVLIGKDGKIIHKDAPRPSTPEIQTLIEKYL; this is encoded by the coding sequence ATGTCTAATCTCAAAAGTTTTCTTTTATTATTTCTGATTTCAGCTACTTTATTTTCGCAACAAATCACCGTAAAATATGTTGGAAATAGCGAAGGTATCATTAATCTAACTTCAGAATCAAGAGCAAATATTTATGATCGAGCGGTTCTAAGTACAAAGAATAGAGAATTAATAGTCGATAATGATTGTTCAATTTTTTGCAATGATATTTATAGAGGTACTTTTATTTACGCAGCACCAAACGAAACTTTAGAATTTGATATTGATGCAAAAGGGTTGATACATTATTATTGTGCTTCAAATCCGATTCGTAAATCTGAATCTGATTTTTTAAATGAATCTTTTGAAAAATATGGATTAATTAAGAATCTTCCAAATTATAATCAATTGAAGATTATTATGGCATCGCAAAAGATGAATGCTTACTTTGATAAAGATTATATAAAAGAAAAGGAATTATTAGAAACGTATTTTAAAGAGAATAAGCTCTCAAAAGAATTCTACGATTATTTTTCTGCTACTTATTGGAGTTTAACTTTATATAATGAATTAGAAGAAAAAAATATAAATCCAAACACATTTAAGGCGATTGAAGAAAGTTTTGATCAAGCTGATGCATTGCTCGAAGTAGATAAATACCGCGAACTTCTTCAAAATTATGTTCAGAAACGAATGAAGGTTTTGGGTTTGAAAAAAAGCTTTTCTGGCGAAATGGAGTTTATTTCTAAAATCTTCTATAATCAGAATATTGTAGATTATTTATTGTATTCGACTATTTATTATCCGATAAGTATTAGAGATCAGAAAGTTCCTTTTGATCCAAAAGCATTAGAAATATTTAGAAAATACTGCAAAAATCAGACTTTTGTAGCTAATGTTGAAAATGAATTGAAACCTGCTCAAACCCCTTTAGTTTTAAAAGAAATAATTAAAAAACACGAAGGAAAATTGGTTTTGATTGACTTTTGGGCTTCATGGTGTATGCCGTGCCGAGAAGAATTTCCAGACGAAAAAAAATTAATGGATAAATATAAAGACGTTGCTTTTGTATTTATTTCTATTGATAAAAGCGCAAACTCTTGGAAAAAAGCAATGGCTGTTTACAAAGATATTTTGAACAAAGAAAATAGTGTTTTAATCGCTAAATCTGAAAAAGACGAGTTATTAAAACAAATTAATGTAAGTACAATTCCGCGTTATGTTTTAATTGGAAAAGATGGAAAAATTATTCATAAAGACGCGCCAAGGCCTTCTACGCCTGAAATTCAAACTTTGATTGAGAAATATTTGTAG
- a CDS encoding TonB-dependent receptor, whose product MCNLKKTFFSAFLIIVPFLLYSQVVTDSSRVLKEVILKGKPYQEVIPVQSLSGVLLEKLASHNVADALRYFAGTQIKDYGGVGGLKTVDVRNMGTHHVGVFYDGVQLGNAQNGVTDLGKYSLDDMESLTMYNGQKSEIFQSAKDFASASAIYLRTKRPVFVGSKKTNLLVRYKTMSINYHDPSFRWEQKLSDKVSMSVSSEYIKSNGQYKFRYKRKNQDGSVAYDTTATRWNSDIEALRFESGVYGKINKGTWDAKVYYYDSERGAPGAIVENKFRDGFRQFDKNFFGQAFLTKDVSEKYKFQIKGKFAYDYTHYIARDTTNVLGETVTEGAQSDDSYFQQEAYFSAVNMYSILRTWDVSLSTDFQYNKLNATRRGIETQFSFPQRYSALVSLATSYRYEGFKVLGNVLATRVIEEVKYNAKAPNKTEMTPALFLGYTPFKKYDFNLRAFAKRIFRMPTFNDLYYTMVGSSTLRPEYMNQYDVGFTFNFPVRESFFDKFSIQADGYYTNTKDKIVAAPTANLFRWMMTNIGQVKGKGIETVVNMATHFDKVYLTANLTYTYSKSQDFTKISGLEMSSYGDQIPYTPWHSGSGILNAGYQSWNFNYSFIYVGKRYNGNVNNIKVNEVQPWYTHDLAVQKAFTFNTYKLNATVEVNNAFNQQYEVIYNYPMPGRTFKFIIGFEL is encoded by the coding sequence ATGTGTAATTTAAAGAAAACTTTCTTTTCTGCTTTTTTAATAATTGTTCCATTTCTGCTTTATTCACAAGTAGTTACTGATAGTTCTCGGGTTTTAAAAGAAGTAATTTTAAAAGGAAAACCGTATCAGGAAGTTATTCCTGTACAAAGTCTTTCGGGTGTTCTGCTCGAAAAATTGGCAAGCCATAATGTTGCCGATGCACTTCGTTATTTTGCCGGAACTCAAATCAAAGATTATGGTGGTGTTGGCGGTTTAAAAACCGTTGATGTTCGTAATATGGGAACGCATCATGTTGGTGTTTTCTATGACGGAGTTCAACTCGGAAATGCCCAAAACGGCGTTACAGATCTCGGAAAATATTCGCTTGACGATATGGAATCTTTGACGATGTATAATGGACAAAAAAGTGAAATTTTTCAATCGGCTAAAGATTTTGCTTCAGCTTCAGCAATCTATTTACGAACAAAACGTCCTGTTTTTGTGGGTTCAAAAAAGACAAATCTTCTCGTTCGTTACAAAACAATGTCTATCAATTATCATGATCCTTCTTTTAGATGGGAACAAAAATTGAGCGATAAAGTTAGTATGAGCGTCAGTTCAGAGTACATTAAATCGAACGGACAATACAAGTTTAGATACAAAAGAAAAAATCAAGACGGAAGTGTGGCTTACGATACCACCGCAACGCGATGGAACAGCGATATTGAAGCTTTACGATTTGAATCTGGTGTTTACGGAAAAATAAATAAAGGTACTTGGGACGCCAAAGTTTACTATTATGATTCTGAAAGAGGCGCACCAGGTGCAATCGTAGAGAATAAATTTAGAGACGGATTCAGACAATTTGACAAGAATTTTTTCGGACAGGCTTTTTTAACGAAAGATGTTTCTGAGAAGTACAAATTTCAAATTAAAGGAAAATTCGCTTACGATTACACGCATTACATTGCCAGAGATACGACGAACGTGTTAGGAGAAACCGTAACCGAAGGTGCGCAATCTGATGATAGTTATTTTCAGCAAGAAGCCTATTTTTCTGCCGTAAATATGTACAGCATTTTACGCACTTGGGATGTTTCGCTGTCAACCGATTTTCAATACAATAAATTAAATGCAACGAGGAGAGGAATCGAAACGCAATTTTCTTTTCCGCAGCGTTATTCTGCTTTAGTTTCTCTTGCCACTTCTTATCGATATGAAGGTTTTAAAGTTTTAGGAAATGTGCTTGCAACCCGCGTTATCGAAGAAGTGAAATACAATGCCAAAGCGCCCAATAAAACCGAAATGACGCCTGCTTTATTTCTTGGTTATACGCCTTTCAAAAAATACGATTTCAATTTAAGAGCTTTCGCAAAACGAATTTTCAGAATGCCAACTTTCAATGATTTGTATTATACAATGGTTGGTTCTAGTACTTTACGACCAGAATATATGAACCAGTATGATGTTGGTTTTACGTTTAATTTCCCCGTAAGGGAAAGCTTTTTTGACAAATTTTCGATTCAAGCAGATGGTTATTATACCAATACAAAAGACAAAATTGTAGCCGCGCCGACAGCAAATTTATTCCGATGGATGATGACGAATATCGGACAAGTAAAAGGAAAAGGAATTGAAACGGTTGTAAATATGGCAACGCATTTTGATAAAGTATATCTAACAGCAAATCTAACCTATACGTATTCTAAAAGTCAGGATTTCACCAAAATTTCAGGTTTAGAAATGTCTTCTTATGGCGATCAGATTCCTTACACGCCTTGGCACAGCGGTTCTGGAATTTTAAATGCAGGTTATCAATCTTGGAACTTCAACTACAGTTTTATTTATGTTGGAAAACGCTATAACGGAAACGTCAATAATATCAAAGTAAATGAAGTACAACCTTGGTACACGCACGATTTGGCAGTTCAGAAAGCATTCACTTTTAATACTTATAAATTGAATGCAACTGTTGAAGTCAATAATGCATTCAATCAGCAATATGAAGTGATTTACAATTATCCGATGCCCGGAAGAACATTCAAATTTATAATTGGTTTTGAGTTATGA
- a CDS encoding YncE family protein, with protein sequence MKRNIIKIVFSLFIISSLVSCREDETVFLSSDVSVAAPRSDGNIEGFYLLNEGNMGMNRASIDVFNYRTGNYTTDVYSERNPNVVKDLGDVGNDIQIYGNKVYAVINVSNKVEVLDKWTAKRITKIDIPNCRYVTFYKDKAYVSSYSGPVAINPNAEIGFVAEIDTTSLEIKRKVNVGYQPEQMVVHNGKLYVANSGGYRVPNYDRTVSVIDLETFTEIKKIDVGINLYSMEIDSRGDIYVSSRGDYYNTPSNLFVIDTKTDEKKMQLDIPALGMCLVDDLLYYYSVSWSYLTNSNKITYGIFDTKTKKIISDKIITDGTDKKIMIPYGLQVNPETKEIYITDAQNYVVTGYIYCFTPDGKLKWKTTAGNIPAHIAFKTKK encoded by the coding sequence ATGAAAAGGAACATTATAAAAATAGTATTTAGCTTATTTATTATCTCTTCTCTAGTTTCTTGCAGAGAAGATGAAACCGTTTTTCTTTCTTCAGATGTGAGTGTCGCCGCACCGAGAAGTGATGGAAATATTGAAGGTTTTTATCTTCTCAACGAAGGGAATATGGGAATGAACCGAGCGAGTATTGACGTTTTTAATTACAGAACAGGAAATTATACAACCGATGTTTATTCTGAAAGAAATCCAAATGTTGTAAAAGATTTGGGCGATGTTGGAAACGATATTCAGATTTATGGAAATAAAGTCTATGCCGTAATTAATGTTTCGAACAAAGTAGAAGTTTTAGATAAATGGACAGCAAAACGAATCACGAAAATTGATATTCCGAATTGCCGTTATGTGACTTTTTATAAAGACAAAGCATATGTGAGTTCGTATTCTGGACCAGTTGCGATTAATCCGAATGCTGAAATTGGTTTTGTTGCCGAAATTGATACGACTTCTTTAGAAATAAAAAGAAAAGTGAATGTTGGTTATCAGCCTGAACAAATGGTCGTTCATAACGGAAAATTATATGTTGCGAATTCTGGCGGTTATCGTGTGCCAAATTATGATAGAACTGTTTCGGTAATTGATTTAGAAACATTCACAGAAATAAAAAAAATAGACGTCGGCATCAATTTGTATAGTATGGAAATTGACAGTCGCGGTGATATTTATGTGAGTTCAAGAGGAGATTATTATAACACGCCATCGAATCTTTTTGTAATTGATACCAAAACAGACGAGAAGAAAATGCAACTCGATATTCCTGCTTTAGGAATGTGTTTGGTTGATGATCTGCTTTATTATTACAGCGTTTCGTGGAGTTATCTAACGAACAGCAATAAGATTACGTACGGAATTTTTGATACCAAAACCAAGAAAATAATCAGCGATAAAATTATTACCGACGGAACCGACAAAAAAATCATGATTCCGTACGGACTTCAGGTAAATCCAGAAACCAAAGAAATCTATATTACCGATGCTCAAAATTATGTCGTAACGGGATATATCTATTGTTTTACGCCCGATGGAAAATTAAAATGGAAAACTACAGCAGGAAATATTCCCGCGCATATTGCTTTTAAAACCAAAAAATAA
- a CDS encoding cell surface protein — MNQRFFKYCRLLAFAFLTIILVNCSGGNDGSESGGEEPQTSEYKTNRFSIVILNAKTNASANAVYNWTIESVSSENYSLVNTTSKEALFAASAEGTYIFNIAITDKGTTKNQKVTVVVTTETSELKSYISQVFEFKPAPGQFVNDLPVANDGDSADRILTRANSYLAKKNGDLISLGAFGGYVVFGFDHSIVNLKGRRDFRVLGNAFWADANPNPNSGLRGGSSEAGVIMVSYDKNKNGLPDDEWYEIEGGGHKMEKTIRNYEITYHRPDPNKKPVPGGGTGTVLFTDLEYIYWKDNQGKEGYLAQNNAYNHSLEYWPKWQKDQATITFKGTRLPDNAVDESGNGSYFVQYAFLYGYADNAPNNDDESAIDIDWAIDSSGKKVQLPAIDFVKVYNGLNQQAGWLGETSTEIMGATDLHLLGENIPTR, encoded by the coding sequence ATGAATCAAAGATTTTTTAAATACTGTCGATTATTAGCATTTGCTTTTTTGACGATAATCCTTGTGAATTGTTCAGGCGGGAATGACGGAAGTGAATCGGGTGGAGAAGAACCGCAAACTAGCGAGTATAAAACAAATCGCTTTTCGATTGTTATTTTGAATGCAAAAACAAATGCCAGTGCAAATGCGGTTTACAATTGGACAATTGAAAGTGTTTCTTCAGAAAATTATTCTTTGGTTAATACAACTTCAAAAGAAGCTTTGTTTGCGGCGTCGGCAGAAGGAACTTACATATTCAATATCGCAATTACAGATAAAGGAACTACGAAGAATCAGAAAGTTACAGTTGTAGTCACTACAGAAACTTCAGAGTTAAAAAGTTATATCTCACAAGTATTCGAATTTAAACCAGCGCCAGGACAATTTGTAAATGATCTTCCCGTGGCAAATGACGGCGATTCGGCTGATCGAATTTTGACGAGAGCGAATTCGTATTTGGCAAAGAAAAACGGTGATCTTATTTCGCTTGGTGCATTTGGTGGTTATGTAGTTTTTGGTTTTGATCATAGCATTGTAAACTTAAAAGGCAGACGTGATTTTAGAGTTTTAGGAAATGCTTTTTGGGCAGATGCCAATCCGAATCCAAATTCGGGATTGAGAGGCGGAAGCAGCGAAGCAGGCGTAATTATGGTTTCGTACGATAAAAACAAAAACGGACTTCCAGATGATGAATGGTACGAAATTGAAGGCGGAGGACATAAAATGGAAAAGACGATTCGCAATTATGAGATTACGTATCATAGACCAGATCCGAATAAAAAACCCGTTCCAGGTGGCGGAACCGGAACTGTACTTTTTACCGATTTAGAATATATCTATTGGAAAGACAATCAAGGAAAAGAAGGTTATCTGGCGCAAAATAATGCGTACAATCATTCGCTTGAATATTGGCCAAAATGGCAAAAAGACCAAGCAACAATTACTTTTAAAGGAACAAGATTACCAGATAATGCTGTGGACGAAAGCGGAAACGGAAGTTATTTTGTTCAATATGCCTTTTTATACGGTTATGCCGATAATGCTCCAAACAACGACGATGAATCTGCAATTGATATTGATTGGGCAATTGACAGTAGTGGGAAAAAAGTACAGCTTCCTGCAATAGATTTTGTAAAAGTTTACAATGGCTTAAATCAGCAAGCGGGATGGCTTGGCGAAACTTCAACCGAAATTATGGGCGCAACCGATCTGCATCTTTTAGGAGAAAATATTCCAACCAGATAA
- a CDS encoding PKD domain-containing protein translates to MKKKVTQFLLLAFAFAFIGCSSDDKDENANAINITLQEKYETPTFTVLDITASDAGATAKYEWIMTKNPVNQVTDSVVGNTKDLRFTAIYAGSYEFTLNVTADNKKGTKSTIINVKNEVTNYSPYITRIFDFDPAPGMFANDIYKDGNTKEDVVKTALGRINETNVGYLLDLGGFGGSIVVGFDHTVVNVPGISDFRVYGGDVSNPTGTKANPPAPGLIFVAYDKNKNGKPDADEWYEIIGSQHAKSTTVKDFKITYKKKAVGEPLVTSSALWTDYEHVYCENSKGEKYYLPRPRGKKEFYPLWASQTSVSYEGLKLDVDFKTARAGQTTLWYSTPPEWGYVNAINPDIDIDWAVDKNGNKANLPGIDFIKVVNCVSEPMGLCQQQSSMATVFAGAGDLHIVKKYNLKTRK, encoded by the coding sequence ATGAAAAAAAAAGTTACCCAATTTTTATTGCTCGCATTTGCATTTGCCTTTATCGGATGCAGCAGTGATGACAAAGATGAAAATGCGAATGCAATTAACATTACGCTTCAGGAAAAGTATGAAACGCCAACATTTACGGTTTTAGATATTACAGCTTCAGATGCTGGTGCAACGGCAAAATACGAATGGATTATGACTAAAAATCCAGTAAATCAAGTAACAGATTCTGTTGTTGGAAATACGAAAGATTTACGATTTACAGCGATTTATGCGGGTTCTTATGAATTTACATTGAATGTTACAGCCGACAATAAAAAAGGAACAAAAAGTACGATTATTAATGTAAAGAATGAAGTTACCAATTACAGTCCGTATATCACGCGCATTTTTGATTTTGATCCTGCACCAGGAATGTTTGCCAATGATATTTACAAAGACGGAAACACGAAAGAAGATGTAGTAAAAACGGCATTAGGAAGAATTAATGAAACTAATGTTGGCTATTTATTGGATTTAGGTGGTTTTGGAGGTTCTATTGTAGTAGGTTTCGATCATACTGTGGTAAATGTTCCAGGTATAAGTGATTTTAGAGTTTATGGAGGAGATGTTTCAAATCCAACGGGAACAAAGGCAAATCCACCCGCACCAGGATTAATTTTTGTGGCTTACGATAAAAACAAAAACGGAAAACCAGATGCAGATGAATGGTATGAAATTATCGGAAGTCAGCATGCTAAATCTACAACTGTAAAGGATTTTAAAATTACTTATAAGAAAAAAGCAGTAGGAGAACCTTTAGTAACTTCAAGTGCTCTTTGGACAGATTACGAACATGTTTATTGCGAAAATAGTAAAGGAGAGAAATATTATCTGCCAAGACCAAGAGGTAAAAAAGAATTTTATCCTTTATGGGCATCACAAACTTCGGTGAGTTATGAAGGATTAAAACTAGATGTAGATTTTAAAACAGCTCGAGCGGGACAGACAACACTTTGGTATTCAACGCCTCCAGAATGGGGTTATGTAAATGCTATAAATCCAGATATTGATATTGACTGGGCGGTAGATAAAAACGGAAATAAAGCTAATCTTCCAGGAATCGATTTTATAAAGGTAGTCAATTGTGTGAGCGAGCCAATGGGACTTTGCCAGCAACAATCTTCAATGGCAACTGTATTTGCAGGCGCAGGAGATCTTCATATAGTAAAAAAATACAATTTAAAAACACGCAAATAA
- a CDS encoding DUF4465 domain-containing protein has translation MKKVVYFLTLGLMLGFSSCSNDDDVLNNESANSALKTTSKTAKTAVTDPSIGSTTTLNLTSALLSSGITTTGGKYWENTYVANTNLNVDIFTFSHTGTSSGYNYWDGFIVSNVNDITDYGSGTGPGGSDGWVPHQWGNMAGSGFGSSSTTSAGTPGTPGDPYIVAYWSSYLDPVSPQGSTFSESGFSNWIKIGNTGVYKVEGLKINMHPWPYYGCLYGDGFAQPFTSGDHFELLIYGVDENGTITNPVTQTLADYTGSSLVMPTGWVSVAANKLQALGNVQYLVFQMASTDSDPIYGMNTAAYFCLDKLSVKRMY, from the coding sequence ATGAAAAAAGTAGTTTATTTTTTGACCTTAGGTCTAATGCTTGGATTTTCATCCTGTAGTAATGATGATGATGTTTTAAATAATGAAAGCGCTAATTCAGCACTTAAAACAACATCTAAAACTGCAAAAACAGCTGTTACAGATCCTTCAATTGGAAGTACGACAACACTTAATTTAACGAGCGCATTATTGAGCAGCGGCATAACCACAACAGGAGGAAAGTACTGGGAAAATACTTATGTTGCCAATACTAATTTAAATGTAGATATTTTTACTTTTTCGCATACAGGAACGTCGTCAGGTTATAATTATTGGGACGGATTTATTGTTTCTAATGTAAATGATATTACAGATTATGGTTCTGGTACAGGTCCAGGCGGATCAGACGGATGGGTGCCTCATCAATGGGGAAATATGGCAGGAAGCGGTTTCGGATCTTCTTCTACCACTTCAGCAGGAACACCAGGAACGCCTGGAGATCCATATATTGTGGCTTATTGGTCTAGTTACTTAGATCCTGTTTCTCCACAAGGAAGTACTTTTTCTGAGTCAGGATTTTCTAATTGGATTAAAATTGGAAATACTGGAGTGTACAAAGTTGAAGGTTTAAAAATCAACATGCATCCTTGGCCTTATTACGGCTGTTTATATGGAGACGGATTTGCTCAGCCTTTTACTTCAGGAGATCATTTCGAATTATTGATTTATGGTGTTGATGAAAACGGAACAATTACAAACCCTGTAACGCAGACTTTGGCAGATTACACAGGTTCGTCTTTGGTTATGCCAACGGGTTGGGTAAGTGTTGCAGCAAATAAACTTCAAGCTTTAGGAAACGTTCAATATCTTGTTTTTCAAATGGCTTCAACAGATTCAGATCCGATTTATGGGATGAATACGGCGGCTTATTTCTGTTTAGATAAACTTTCGGTTAAACGAATGTATTAA
- a CDS encoding NAD(P)H-binding protein, whose product MKAMIIGATGATGKELVNLLLENNDYSEVCIFVRRSTGKSHPKLTEHVIDFSKLDSYKNLINGDILFSCLGTTLKDAGSKDNQWKIDFDIPAQFAAIARENHVNSLVLVSSYGASSKSNVFYSMMKGKLEENIESLHFPQYIIFRPGPLIREGSDRWAEKVSIKLIKMLNTIGLFKNLKPISTAFLASKLAKAPKEFSTGKIILELNKILKL is encoded by the coding sequence ATGAAAGCAATGATCATTGGAGCAACTGGCGCAACAGGAAAAGAATTAGTCAATTTATTATTAGAAAATAATGACTATTCTGAAGTCTGCATTTTTGTTAGACGTTCTACAGGTAAATCACATCCAAAATTGACAGAGCATGTTATTGATTTTTCTAAACTCGATTCTTATAAAAATTTGATTAATGGAGATATTCTTTTTTCCTGCTTAGGAACAACTTTAAAAGACGCTGGTTCAAAAGACAATCAATGGAAAATCGATTTTGACATTCCAGCGCAATTTGCTGCTATTGCCAGAGAAAATCATGTAAATTCTTTAGTTTTAGTTTCATCTTACGGAGCTTCATCAAAAAGCAATGTTTTTTATTCTATGATGAAAGGAAAACTGGAAGAAAATATAGAGAGTCTTCATTTTCCGCAATATATTATTTTCAGACCAGGTCCGCTTATTCGTGAAGGTTCAGATCGTTGGGCAGAAAAAGTTTCGATAAAACTCATAAAAATGCTGAATACAATTGGTCTTTTTAAGAATCTGAAACCCATTTCAACCGCATTTTTGGCATCCAAATTAGCAAAAGCACCGAAAGAATTTTCAACAGGAAAAATAATTCTTGAACTTAATAAAATTCTAAAGCTTTAA